One Streptomyces coeruleorubidus DNA segment encodes these proteins:
- a CDS encoding MCE family protein yields MITRTVKAQLIAFAALTAVGVSYVGAEYTGLVDEVLDRGYTVRADFADSGGVFPGAEVTYRGVPVGKVGALRLTGQDGVSVALDIEDGAPRIPADTLAVVANRSAVGEQYVDLQPRTSNGPYLLNGSTIPRESTRVPLPATDMVLSLDRLVNSVGKDDLRVTVDELGEAFAGTGPNLSRLVDSGNALVGSASEALPETIALIEDSRKVLKTQADQGSSIKSFARDLAALSAQLKASDGDLRKLIGNARPAAQELNSLLKSTGPQLSVLLANLISGGQVTLARLPGVEQALVTFPLMVAGSYTVVPGDGTTHFGLVLNADDPPACTKGYGTARRDPADTRTREANTDARCTLPRGSESSVRGAQNAPGASTTDGGANQATYVTPYDPETGTTTGPDGRNVEIGSTGGQQAAFGKESWQWLLVGPMA; encoded by the coding sequence GTGATCACCCGTACGGTCAAGGCACAACTGATCGCCTTCGCGGCCCTCACCGCCGTGGGTGTGTCGTACGTCGGCGCCGAGTACACGGGCCTGGTGGACGAGGTCCTGGACCGCGGCTACACCGTGCGGGCCGACTTCGCCGACTCCGGGGGCGTCTTCCCCGGCGCCGAGGTCACCTATCGCGGGGTGCCGGTGGGCAAGGTCGGCGCACTGCGCCTGACCGGCCAGGACGGGGTCTCGGTCGCGCTCGACATCGAGGACGGGGCGCCGCGCATCCCGGCGGACACGCTGGCAGTGGTGGCGAACCGTTCGGCGGTGGGCGAGCAGTACGTCGACCTCCAGCCCCGCACCTCGAACGGCCCGTACCTGCTGAACGGCAGCACGATCCCGCGCGAGAGCACGCGGGTGCCGCTGCCGGCGACGGACATGGTCCTCAGCCTGGACCGCCTCGTGAACTCGGTCGGCAAGGACGACCTGCGGGTCACGGTCGACGAGCTGGGCGAGGCCTTCGCCGGCACCGGCCCGAACCTGAGCCGCCTGGTGGACTCGGGCAACGCCCTGGTCGGGTCGGCGTCCGAGGCGCTGCCGGAGACGATCGCCCTGATCGAGGACTCACGGAAGGTCCTGAAGACGCAGGCCGACCAGGGCTCGTCGATCAAGTCGTTCGCGCGCGATCTGGCGGCGCTCTCGGCCCAGTTGAAGGCCAGCGACGGGGACCTGCGCAAGCTGATCGGCAACGCGCGGCCGGCGGCGCAGGAGCTGAACTCGCTGCTGAAGTCCACCGGGCCGCAGCTGTCGGTCCTGCTGGCCAACCTGATCAGCGGCGGCCAGGTCACGCTGGCCCGCCTGCCCGGCGTGGAGCAGGCCCTGGTCACCTTCCCGCTGATGGTCGCGGGCAGCTACACGGTCGTCCCGGGCGACGGCACCACCCACTTCGGCCTCGTGCTGAACGCCGACGACCCGCCGGCCTGCACCAAGGGGTACGGCACGGCACGCCGCGACCCCGCGGACACCCGCACACGCGAGGCGAACACCGACGCCCGCTGCACGCTCCCGCGCGGCAGCGAGTCGTCGGTACGGGGCGCGCAGAACGCCCCGGGCGCGTCGACCACAGACGGCGGCGCGAACCAGGCGACGTACGTCACCCCGTACGACCCGGAGACCGGCACCACCACCGGCCCGGACGGAAGGAACGTCGAGATCGGCTCGACGGGCGGCCAGCAGGCCGCGTTCGGAAAGGAGTCGTGGCAATGGCTGCTCGTCGGCCCCATGGCATGA
- a CDS encoding MCE family protein, producing MRPLRKVGAVAWAAVGTLLMSGCEFNGWYDVQLPGGAAADGHAYHVTVEFRDVLDLVPQSAVKVNNVTVGAVEKVELEGWHARVRLRVADSVKLPANAIAELRQTSMLGEKYVALSRPPEGAPVGRLRDGDVIPLSRSGRNPEIEEVLSALSALLNGGGVAQLKTITTELNKALEGRENRVKSLLKELDTFIGGLDDQRRDIVRALKAVDRLAERLGKEKTTIAEAVDTMPPALKILADQRRDLTRMLTALSKLGKTGTKVVNASHEDTVANLRQLRPILQQLNKAGSDLPNSLELLTTYPFPRNVVDAIKGDYVNLHVTADLDLAGIYGNLTDEPGGGNGGDTPGLPEPPDLPDAPDLPDVPDLPDAPDVPKPTALPSGPSVPSSPSAPSGGDDPLCPPVCTAGYGSGGHRTGGDWPEGINLELAELMLKGVQP from the coding sequence ATGAGGCCGCTGCGCAAGGTCGGGGCCGTCGCCTGGGCGGCCGTCGGGACGCTGCTGATGTCCGGCTGCGAGTTCAACGGCTGGTACGACGTCCAGCTCCCCGGCGGAGCCGCCGCCGACGGCCACGCCTACCACGTCACCGTCGAGTTCCGGGACGTCCTCGACCTGGTTCCGCAGTCGGCCGTCAAGGTCAACAACGTCACTGTGGGCGCGGTGGAGAAGGTGGAGCTGGAGGGCTGGCACGCGCGGGTCCGCCTCCGGGTCGCCGACTCCGTGAAGCTGCCCGCCAACGCCATCGCCGAGCTGCGGCAGACCAGCATGCTCGGCGAGAAGTACGTGGCGCTGTCCAGGCCGCCGGAAGGCGCGCCGGTCGGCCGGCTCCGCGACGGTGATGTGATCCCCCTGTCCCGCAGCGGCCGCAACCCGGAGATCGAGGAGGTGCTGTCCGCGCTGTCCGCCCTGCTCAACGGCGGTGGCGTGGCCCAGCTCAAGACGATCACCACGGAGCTGAACAAGGCCCTGGAGGGCCGGGAGAACCGGGTCAAGTCCCTGCTCAAGGAACTCGACACCTTCATCGGCGGCCTGGACGACCAGCGCCGGGACATCGTCCGCGCGCTGAAGGCCGTCGACCGGCTGGCCGAACGGCTGGGCAAGGAGAAGACGACGATCGCCGAGGCCGTCGACACGATGCCGCCCGCCCTGAAGATCCTGGCCGACCAGCGCCGCGACCTGACGAGGATGCTCACCGCCCTGTCCAAGCTGGGCAAGACCGGAACCAAGGTGGTCAACGCCTCGCACGAGGACACGGTCGCCAACCTCAGGCAACTGCGGCCGATCCTGCAACAGCTCAACAAGGCGGGCAGCGACCTGCCCAACTCCCTGGAGCTGCTGACGACGTACCCGTTCCCGCGCAACGTGGTGGACGCCATCAAGGGCGACTACGTCAACCTGCACGTCACGGCGGACCTCGATCTGGCGGGGATCTACGGCAACCTGACGGACGAGCCGGGCGGCGGGAACGGCGGGGACACTCCCGGGCTTCCCGAGCCCCCGGACCTGCCCGACGCACCGGATCTCCCGGACGTGCCGGATCTCCCGGATGCGCCGGACGTGCCGAAGCCCACCGCGCTGCCGAGCGGTCCGAGCGTGCCGTCGTCCCCGTCGGCCCCCTCGGGCGGCGACGACCCGCTGTGCCCGCCGGTGTGCACCGCCGGCTACGGCTCCGGCGGTCACCGCACCGGGGGCGACTGGCCCGAGGGGATCAACCTCGAACTCGCCGAGCTGATGCTGAAGGGGGTCCAGCCGTGA
- a CDS encoding MCE family protein → MSNRPKKHLAVLTALALVAALTYVLWPRPEPVRVTAYFPRTVGIYPGSDVRVLGVRIGEVRKITPEGGRVRVELEYDAGRKVPAHAQAAIINSSVVSDRYLQLLPVYRSGPVLRDGDEIPESRTAVPVELDRVFDSLHTTAEAFGPKGANRDGSLSRLLGVSADNLDGQGKNLHQTVEDLSQAVTTLSDGRTDLFGTVRNLQVFTAALAADDKSVRSFNTSLAKVAEQLAGEREDLAAALKNLGTALGDVSAFVKKNKKSLTSNVEGLSKVTKVLVTQRAALEELLEVAPTGMSNLNNAYNPSAGTLDTRNNPDHPQDPASLLCSILKTTGEKTDCKDLRDLFDSLPEVPQGTAVTGTVDRTLGGILGASA, encoded by the coding sequence GTGAGCAACCGCCCGAAGAAGCACCTGGCCGTACTGACCGCCCTGGCCCTGGTCGCCGCGCTCACCTACGTCCTGTGGCCGCGCCCCGAGCCGGTCCGTGTCACGGCCTACTTCCCGCGCACGGTCGGCATCTACCCCGGCTCGGACGTCCGCGTGCTCGGCGTCCGGATCGGCGAGGTCAGGAAGATCACGCCGGAGGGCGGCCGGGTGCGGGTCGAGCTGGAGTACGACGCGGGCCGCAAGGTCCCGGCTCACGCGCAGGCCGCGATCATCAACTCCTCGGTGGTCAGCGACCGTTACCTGCAGCTGCTGCCGGTGTACCGCAGCGGTCCGGTGCTGCGGGACGGGGACGAGATCCCCGAGTCGCGCACAGCCGTACCGGTCGAGTTGGACCGCGTCTTCGACAGCCTGCACACCACGGCCGAGGCGTTCGGCCCCAAGGGCGCCAACAGGGACGGCTCCCTGTCGCGGCTGCTAGGGGTGAGCGCCGACAACCTCGACGGCCAGGGCAAGAACCTCCACCAGACGGTCGAGGACCTCTCCCAGGCGGTGACGACTCTCTCCGACGGCCGCACGGACCTGTTCGGCACGGTCCGCAACCTCCAGGTCTTCACGGCGGCGCTGGCGGCCGACGACAAGAGCGTGCGGTCGTTCAACACCAGCCTCGCCAAGGTCGCCGAGCAACTCGCGGGCGAACGGGAGGACCTGGCGGCCGCGCTGAAGAACCTCGGCACGGCGCTCGGTGACGTGTCCGCCTTCGTGAAGAAGAACAAGAAGTCGCTGACGTCGAACGTGGAGGGCCTGAGCAAGGTGACCAAGGTGCTCGTCACCCAACGGGCGGCACTGGAGGAGCTGCTGGAGGTAGCGCCGACCGGCATGTCGAACCTGAACAACGCCTACAACCCCTCCGCGGGCACCCTCGACACCCGCAACAACCCCGACCACCCGCAGGATCCGGCCTCACTGCTGTGCTCGATCCTGAAGACAACAGGGGAGAAGACCGACTGCAAGGACCTGAGGGACCTCTTCGACTCTTTGCCCGAAGTGCCCCAGGGCACCGCGGTCACCGGCACGGTCGACCGCACCCTCGGCGGAATCCTGGGGGCGAGCGCATGA
- a CDS encoding MCE family protein has protein sequence MSRRKRPEPLFKVRVEPPKLPRVRLPKVRLLPRRTPRPQPMFKVRVDPPKLPRLRLRRPHLGPFRERNPIVIGAVGLTVLALLTVAAFNADRLPVIGDGDTYSAAFAEAGGLKPGDEVRIAGVKVGKVEEVDLDGDHVKVTFKIKGEPGFGTETGASIRVKTILGAKYLALHPKGRGRLEPGSEIPLKRTVPAYDVVQAFSDLTTTTEKVDTDQLAKALDTISTTFEDSPEEVRASIKGLSKISRTVASRDKALKELLDHANGVTGVLADRSGDFTALVKDGDKLFKEISKRRAAIHKLLKTSAALGIQLSGLVQDNEKEIGPALKGLNRVVEMLERNQSNLDRSIKLLAPYVRVFTNTLGNGRWFDSYVQNLVAAPVVPRTGGTQ, from the coding sequence ATGAGCCGCAGGAAGCGTCCGGAGCCGCTGTTCAAGGTGCGGGTGGAGCCGCCGAAGCTGCCTCGCGTGCGACTGCCGAAGGTACGGCTCCTGCCGCGCCGCACGCCGCGTCCGCAGCCGATGTTCAAGGTCCGTGTCGACCCGCCGAAGCTGCCGAGGCTACGGCTCCGCCGCCCGCACCTCGGCCCCTTCCGCGAGCGCAACCCCATCGTCATCGGCGCCGTCGGACTCACCGTCCTCGCGCTGCTGACCGTGGCCGCGTTCAACGCCGACCGCCTGCCGGTCATCGGCGACGGCGACACGTACAGCGCTGCCTTCGCGGAGGCGGGCGGGCTCAAGCCGGGCGACGAGGTGCGGATCGCCGGGGTCAAGGTCGGCAAGGTCGAGGAGGTCGACCTGGACGGCGACCACGTCAAGGTCACCTTCAAGATCAAGGGCGAGCCGGGGTTCGGCACCGAGACCGGCGCGTCGATCCGGGTCAAGACGATCCTCGGCGCGAAGTACCTCGCCCTGCACCCCAAGGGGCGGGGCCGGCTGGAACCCGGCAGTGAGATCCCGCTGAAGCGGACCGTCCCCGCGTACGACGTCGTGCAGGCGTTCAGCGATCTCACCACCACGACGGAGAAGGTCGACACCGACCAGCTGGCGAAGGCGCTGGACACCATCTCGACGACCTTCGAGGACTCACCGGAAGAGGTACGGGCGTCCATCAAGGGCCTGTCGAAGATCTCCCGGACGGTGGCCTCGCGCGACAAGGCCCTCAAGGAGCTCCTCGACCACGCGAACGGTGTCACGGGCGTACTCGCCGACCGGTCGGGCGACTTCACCGCCCTGGTCAAGGACGGCGACAAGCTGTTCAAGGAGATCAGCAAGCGGCGGGCGGCGATCCACAAGCTGCTGAAGACCTCCGCCGCGCTCGGCATCCAGCTCTCCGGACTGGTCCAGGACAACGAAAAGGAGATCGGGCCCGCCCTCAAGGGCCTCAACCGCGTGGTGGAGATGCTCGAACGGAACCAATCCAACCTGGACCGGAGCATCAAGCTCCTGGCCCCCTACGTGCGGGTCTTCACCAACACCCTCGGCAACGGCCGCTGGTTCGACTCCTACGTCCAGAACCTGGTCGCCGCCCCGGTGGTGCCGCGAACGGGAGGCACGCAGTGA
- a CDS encoding MCE family protein — MSTTGARQTAAPLIKFSLFALVTVLATALLAATIVNISFTPEHEYRAVFSDVTGLEEGDDIRVAGVRVGEVEGIRIKDRTLAEVTFTVSQDRPLLTGTGAVIRYRNLVGQRYVALTEGAGDGTRLRPGGTIPLARTQPALDLNALLNGFKPLFAALSPKDVNQLATEIIKTLQGEGGTVNSLLTHTASLTTTLAGRDKLIGSVIDNLNTVLETLDKRGARFSGLLKQLRRIISGLSADRKPIGQSLVSIGDLTGATSGLLKDARPPLKDDIAELTELTGTLNDNEKTVEGVLKRLPNKLNELTGTASYGSWFNFYLCDFDGRIVLPKTKQVLTPEMHVARARCGA, encoded by the coding sequence ATGAGCACCACAGGAGCCCGGCAGACCGCCGCCCCGCTGATCAAGTTCAGCCTCTTCGCGCTGGTGACGGTCCTGGCGACGGCCCTGCTCGCCGCCACCATCGTGAACATCTCCTTCACCCCCGAGCACGAGTACCGCGCGGTCTTCAGCGACGTCACCGGCCTGGAGGAGGGCGACGACATCCGGGTGGCCGGAGTGCGGGTCGGCGAGGTCGAGGGCATCCGGATCAAGGACCGGACGCTGGCCGAGGTCACCTTCACGGTCAGCCAGGACCGGCCCCTGCTCACCGGCACGGGCGCCGTCATCCGCTACCGCAACCTGGTCGGGCAGCGGTACGTCGCGCTGACCGAGGGCGCCGGCGACGGCACCCGGCTGCGCCCCGGCGGCACGATCCCGCTCGCGCGCACCCAGCCCGCCCTCGACCTGAACGCGCTGCTGAACGGCTTCAAGCCGCTGTTCGCCGCGCTCAGCCCGAAGGACGTCAACCAGCTCGCCACCGAGATCATCAAGACCCTCCAGGGCGAGGGCGGCACCGTCAACAGCCTGCTGACGCACACGGCGTCGCTCACCACGACGCTGGCCGGCCGCGACAAGCTGATCGGCTCGGTGATCGACAACCTCAACACCGTGCTGGAGACGCTCGACAAGCGCGGCGCCCGCTTCTCCGGACTGCTCAAGCAGCTGCGCCGGATCATCTCGGGCCTGTCCGCCGACCGCAAGCCCATCGGGCAGTCGCTGGTGAGCATCGGCGATCTGACGGGGGCCACCTCGGGGCTGCTGAAGGACGCGCGTCCGCCGCTCAAGGACGACATCGCGGAACTGACCGAACTCACCGGGACGCTGAACGACAACGAGAAGACCGTGGAGGGCGTGCTGAAGCGGCTGCCGAACAAGCTGAACGAGCTGACGGGGACGGCGTCCTACGGCTCGTGGTTCAACTTCTACCTGTGCGACTTCGACGGCCGGATCGTGCTGCCGAAGACGAAGCAGGTGCTCACCCCCGAGATGCACGTGGCGAGGGCGAGGTGTGGGGCATGA
- a CDS encoding MCE family protein encodes MRVLRLRLYGVVFIAVLALLLSLSVAVYRQVFTPVVRITLEADSLGNQLDPRADVKLRGLLVGEVREVRADGTKATLDIALKPEHIAHIPSDVHARLLPKTLFGEKYVDLVAPRGSSGRPIRAGDVITQDRTRVGIELQQLMNDLLPLLRTVQPGKLNATLSAFATALEGRGDRIGDNLTRLEAYLRRLNPHLPSLKEDIARFADVAEVYGDAAPDLMEILRNTVTTSRTIVEQKDQLAAALKTTATVAGTADDFLDANGDRLITLGQVSRPTLELFARYSPQYPCLLAGLVRQEKVSEEAFRGGKMHITLEVVRPQGAYEPGEEPRYGERSGPNCRDLPHPPVPAPGAHLDDGSKKGSPTSGGPLGVSATRAEQRAVGSLVAPVLDVPADEVPPVATLLFGPMARGTAVSVA; translated from the coding sequence ATGAGGGTATTGAGACTGAGGTTGTACGGCGTCGTCTTCATCGCCGTTCTGGCACTGCTGCTGTCCCTGTCCGTCGCCGTCTACCGGCAGGTGTTCACGCCGGTCGTGCGGATCACCCTGGAGGCCGACAGCCTCGGCAACCAGCTCGATCCGCGCGCCGACGTCAAGCTGCGCGGGCTGCTGGTCGGCGAGGTGCGCGAGGTCCGGGCCGACGGGACGAAGGCGACGCTCGACATCGCGCTCAAGCCGGAGCACATCGCCCACATCCCGTCCGACGTGCACGCCCGCCTGCTGCCCAAGACGCTGTTCGGCGAGAAGTACGTCGACCTGGTCGCGCCGCGCGGCTCGTCGGGCCGGCCCATCCGCGCCGGTGACGTCATCACCCAGGACCGCACCCGCGTCGGCATCGAGCTCCAGCAGCTGATGAACGACCTGCTGCCCCTGCTGCGGACGGTCCAGCCCGGCAAGCTCAACGCCACGCTCTCCGCGTTCGCCACCGCCCTGGAGGGACGCGGCGACCGGATCGGCGACAACCTCACGCGCCTGGAGGCCTATCTGCGCCGCCTCAATCCGCACCTGCCGTCCCTGAAAGAGGACATCGCACGCTTCGCCGACGTCGCCGAGGTCTACGGCGACGCGGCGCCCGACCTGATGGAGATCCTGCGCAACACCGTCACCACCAGCCGCACGATCGTCGAGCAGAAGGACCAGCTGGCGGCGGCGCTGAAGACCACGGCCACCGTCGCGGGCACCGCGGACGACTTCCTCGACGCCAACGGCGACCGGCTGATCACCCTCGGCCAGGTCTCCCGCCCCACGCTGGAGCTGTTCGCCCGGTACTCCCCTCAGTACCCCTGCCTGCTGGCCGGCCTGGTCCGGCAGGAGAAGGTGTCCGAGGAGGCCTTCCGGGGCGGCAAGATGCACATCACGCTGGAGGTCGTACGGCCGCAGGGGGCGTACGAACCGGGTGAGGAACCGCGCTACGGCGAGCGGTCCGGTCCCAACTGCCGTGATCTGCCCCATCCTCCGGTGCCGGCACCCGGTGCCCACCTCGACGACGGTTCCAAGAAGGGGAGTCCGACCTCGGGCGGCCCGCTCGGCGTCTCCGCCACCCGGGCCGAGCAGCGGGCCGTCGGCTCGCTCGTGGCGCCGGTGCTGGACGTGCCCGCGGACGAGGTGCCGCCGGTCGCCACGCTGCTGTTCGGACCGATGGCGCGCGGGACGGCGGTGAGCGTCGCATGA
- a CDS encoding MlaE family ABC transporter permease, which translates to MRLIDRPLKSLEALGAQLSFYGRSLAWTGRTLRRYKKEILRLLAEVSFGRGALAVVGGTVGVIAFLSFFTGTEVGLQGYAALNQLGTSNFVAFLSAYFNTREIAPLVAGLALSATVGAGFTAQLGAMRISEETDALEVMGVPSLPFLVTTRMIAGFVAVIPLYVIGLLSSYLAARTITTVYYGQSAGTYDHYFHQYLPPVDVLWSFGKVLVFAVLIILVHCFYGYYASGGPAGVGVAVGRAVRTSIVAINVLDFFLSLAIWGASTTVRIAG; encoded by the coding sequence ATGAGACTCATCGACCGCCCACTGAAGTCCCTCGAGGCGCTGGGCGCCCAACTCTCCTTCTACGGCCGCTCGCTGGCGTGGACCGGGCGCACCCTGCGCCGCTACAAGAAGGAGATCCTGCGGCTGCTCGCCGAGGTGAGCTTCGGCCGGGGCGCGCTCGCCGTCGTGGGCGGCACCGTCGGCGTGATCGCCTTCCTGTCGTTCTTCACCGGCACGGAGGTCGGCCTGCAGGGCTACGCGGCCCTGAACCAGCTCGGCACCTCCAACTTCGTCGCCTTCCTCTCGGCGTACTTCAACACCCGCGAGATAGCCCCGCTGGTGGCCGGGCTCGCGCTCTCCGCGACCGTCGGAGCCGGGTTCACCGCCCAGCTCGGCGCGATGCGGATCAGCGAGGAGACAGACGCCCTGGAGGTCATGGGCGTGCCCTCGCTGCCGTTCCTGGTGACGACGCGGATGATCGCCGGGTTCGTGGCCGTCATCCCGCTGTACGTGATCGGCCTGCTGTCCTCCTACCTCGCCGCCCGCACCATCACCACCGTCTACTACGGCCAGTCGGCGGGCACCTACGACCACTACTTCCACCAGTACCTGCCCCCGGTCGACGTGCTGTGGTCCTTCGGCAAGGTGCTCGTCTTCGCCGTCCTGATCATCCTGGTGCACTGCTTCTACGGCTACTACGCCAGCGGCGGCCCGGCAGGCGTCGGCGTGGCCGTGGGCCGTGCGGTGCGGACCTCGATCGTGGCCATCAACGTCCTGGACTTCTTCCTGTCGCTCGCGATCTGGGGCGCCAGCACGACCGTACGGATAGCGGGGTGA
- a CDS encoding MlaE family ABC transporter permease — translation MSLSPIGGLRHSGSLFAMALDVVRTIPRRPFQAREFIQQAWFVASVTIMPTALVSIPFGAVIALQIGSLTRQLGAQSFSGAASVLAVLREASPIVTALLIAGAGGTAICADLGARKIRDEIDAMQVLGIDPIHRLVVPRVLASMLVAVLLNGLVSVVGVAGGYFFNVVLQNGTPGAYLASFTTLAQLSDLWAAEVKALVFGAIAGIVASYKGLTAKGGPKGVGDAVNQSVVITFMLLFVTNFVMTAVYFQVVPQRG, via the coding sequence ATGAGCCTGTCACCCATCGGAGGGCTGCGGCACTCGGGCAGCCTCTTCGCGATGGCGCTGGACGTCGTCCGGACGATCCCCCGACGGCCGTTCCAGGCGCGGGAGTTCATCCAGCAGGCGTGGTTCGTCGCGAGTGTGACGATCATGCCGACGGCCCTGGTCTCCATCCCCTTCGGGGCGGTCATCGCGCTGCAGATCGGCAGTCTGACCCGGCAGCTGGGCGCCCAGTCCTTCTCCGGGGCCGCCTCCGTGCTCGCCGTCCTGCGCGAGGCCTCGCCGATCGTCACCGCGCTGCTGATCGCGGGCGCCGGCGGCACGGCGATCTGCGCCGACCTCGGGGCGCGGAAGATCCGCGACGAGATCGACGCGATGCAGGTGCTGGGCATCGACCCCATCCACCGGCTGGTCGTCCCCCGCGTACTGGCGTCGATGCTGGTGGCGGTGCTGCTCAACGGCCTGGTGTCGGTGGTCGGCGTGGCGGGCGGCTACTTCTTCAACGTCGTTCTCCAGAACGGCACTCCGGGCGCCTATCTCGCCTCCTTCACCACGCTCGCCCAGCTGTCCGACCTGTGGGCGGCCGAGGTCAAGGCGCTGGTGTTCGGCGCGATCGCCGGGATCGTCGCCTCGTACAAGGGACTGACCGCGAAGGGCGGGCCGAAGGGTGTGGGCGACGCGGTGAACCAGTCGGTGGTGATCACCTTCATGTTGCTGTTCGTGACCAACTTCGTGATGACCGCCGTGTACTTCCAAGTCGTTCCGCAGAGGGGTTAG
- a CDS encoding ABC transporter ATP-binding protein encodes MGVEICVEGLTKSFGHQVIWQDVSLTLPAGEVSVMLGPSGTGKSVFLKTLVGLLKPERGSITIQGRDITKLREHDLYEVRKLFGVLFQDGALFGSMNLYDNIAFPLREHTRKSESDIRRIVLEKMDMVGLIGAEGKLPGEISGGMRKRAGLARALVLDPEIILFDEPDSGLDPVRVAYLNQLIVDLNAQIDATFLIVTHDIASARQVPDNIGLLFRRELVMFGPREELLTSDEPVVRQFLNGRMQGPIGMAEEKDAAQVEQELAQIDDTARVQELTPRLLPGPGISRPPRWEAIARREAALRQKAVAGA; translated from the coding sequence ATGGGTGTCGAGATCTGTGTGGAAGGGCTGACCAAGTCCTTCGGCCACCAGGTCATCTGGCAGGACGTCTCGCTGACGCTGCCCGCCGGGGAGGTCTCGGTCATGCTCGGCCCCTCCGGCACGGGCAAGTCGGTGTTCCTCAAGACGCTCGTCGGCCTGCTGAAGCCGGAGCGCGGCTCGATCACGATCCAGGGCCGGGACATCACGAAGCTGCGCGAGCACGACCTGTACGAGGTGCGCAAGCTCTTCGGCGTGCTGTTCCAGGACGGCGCGCTGTTCGGCTCGATGAACCTGTACGACAACATCGCCTTCCCGCTGCGCGAGCACACCCGTAAGTCCGAGAGCGACATCCGGCGCATCGTGCTGGAGAAGATGGACATGGTCGGGCTGATCGGCGCCGAGGGGAAGCTGCCCGGCGAGATCTCCGGCGGGATGCGCAAGCGCGCCGGGCTGGCCCGGGCCCTGGTGCTGGATCCCGAGATCATCCTCTTCGACGAACCCGACTCCGGCCTCGACCCGGTCCGCGTGGCCTACCTCAACCAGCTGATCGTCGACCTGAACGCCCAGATCGACGCGACCTTCCTGATCGTCACGCACGACATCGCCTCGGCCCGCCAGGTGCCGGACAACATCGGACTGCTGTTCCGCCGCGAGCTGGTGATGTTCGGCCCGCGCGAGGAGCTGCTGACCAGCGACGAGCCGGTCGTGCGGCAGTTCCTGAACGGCCGGATGCAGGGCCCGATCGGGATGGCGGAGGAGAAGGACGCGGCCCAGGTCGAGCAGGAGCTGGCGCAGATCGACGACACCGCGCGCGTTCAGGAGCTGACTCCCCGCCTGCTGCCGGGGCCGGGCATCTCCCGGCCACCCCGCTGGGAGGCGATCGCCCGGCGCGAGGCCGCGCTGCGCCAGAAGGCGGTGGCCGGCGCATGA
- a CDS encoding RNA polymerase sigma factor: MATDMPADMPAEAETPAEMHAADERWRRMWSHREHLLKVARRRSMSAEDAEDAVHEAMLRAAERPDLDEERLAAWLTTVTMRLCVDRYRQVNREAEVRTSPTLIAPGPVPVEEAVCDRAEAKWLAVRSGELPARQAEALRLKSEDLDVGQVAVRMGLSYRTVESLLARARRTLRQSLAATFGFALFLIGWGRPRGVGRAQSVAVASTAASLAVAGFVLPYALDGGGGGGTAPRPAVASPDAETLRRDGGGGGRTPRGDEPTAASAEPTAAGSPAGESFLPLSVPSLPEIPDVPDVPDVTVSPLPLLPSPEVPQVPDVPQPDVPDLPVEPSAVPTDTAVPAVPEAPVDPAAPSTSLPEPTARPLP; this comes from the coding sequence ATGGCGACGGACATGCCTGCGGACATGCCCGCAGAGGCAGAGACACCTGCGGAGATGCACGCGGCCGACGAGCGGTGGCGGCGCATGTGGAGCCACCGCGAGCACTTGCTCAAGGTGGCCCGGCGCAGGTCGATGAGTGCGGAGGACGCCGAGGACGCGGTGCACGAGGCGATGCTGCGCGCCGCCGAGCGGCCCGACCTGGACGAGGAGCGGCTCGCGGCCTGGCTGACGACGGTCACGATGCGGCTGTGCGTCGACCGCTACCGGCAGGTGAACCGCGAGGCCGAGGTGCGTACCAGCCCGACGCTCATCGCCCCCGGCCCGGTGCCCGTCGAGGAGGCGGTGTGCGACCGGGCCGAGGCGAAGTGGCTGGCGGTGCGCAGTGGTGAGCTGCCCGCGCGGCAGGCCGAGGCGCTGCGGCTGAAGTCGGAGGACCTCGACGTCGGGCAGGTCGCTGTCCGGATGGGGCTGAGCTACCGCACCGTCGAGTCGCTGCTGGCCCGGGCCCGGCGGACGCTGCGGCAGTCGCTGGCGGCCACCTTCGGGTTCGCGCTGTTCCTGATCGGATGGGGCCGGCCGCGCGGAGTCGGCAGGGCGCAGTCCGTGGCCGTCGCCTCGACGGCGGCGTCCCTGGCGGTGGCGGGGTTCGTGCTGCCGTACGCCCTCGACGGCGGGGGCGGGGGCGGTACGGCGCCTCGGCCTGCGGTCGCCTCGCCGGACGCGGAGACGTTGCGGCGGGACGGCGGGGGCGGGGGTCGTACGCCTCGGGGGGACGAGCCCACGGCTGCGTCAGCCGAGCCCACAGCGGCCGGGTCCCCCGCCGGCGAATCGTTCCTCCCGCTGTCCGTGCCGTCGCTGCCGGAGATCCCGGACGTACCGGATGTTCCGGACGTCACGGTGTCGCCGTTGCCCTTGCTGCCCTCGCCGGAGGTCCCGCAGGTGCCCGACGTGCCGCAGCCCGATGTCCCCGACCTGCCGGTGGAGCCCTCCGCCGTGCCGACGGACACAGCGGTCCCGGCGGTCCCGGAGGCTCCGGTGGATCCCGCCGCACCGTCCACCTCGCTCCCCGAGCCCACGGCGCGTCCGCTTCCGTAG